The Candidatus Nitrosotalea sinensis genomic interval TAAAATAAAGGAAGCATTTACCATATCAAAGAATGGAATCAATGTTTTCTTTGTAAATGGAAACCATCCAAAAAGAATAACAAATGCAATAAATGGCAAGAGTTTTGAGGGGACTATATTCAGGGGATAGTATGGAATATCTAATCCTAGTAGATAGTAATGATAAACAGATAGGAACTGAAGAGAAAGTAAAATGCCATTTGCCTAACGGGAAACTTCATAGAGCTTTTACCATATTTTTGTTCAACAGGGAAGGAAAACTTTTGCTTACTCAAAGAAGTATGAGTAAGATGCTATGGCCTGGAGACTGGGATGGAACTGTGGCAAGCCATCCAAGGCAATCAGAAAATTACATCTCTTCTGCAGAAAGAAGATTACCAGAAGAATTAGGAGTAACATGCAAGCTAGACTATCTCTATAAATTTGAATACCATGTACCATACAAAGACATAGGATCAGAAAACGAAGTTTGCGGAACATTGATTGGAATACTAGATGATCCTACAGGAATAAAACTTGTAAAAGATGAGATTTCAGACATAAGATGGGTATCTTTAGAACAAGTATCAGCAGAGATTATTAATTCACCGCAGATTTTCTGTCCTTGGATGTTAGTTGCACTCTATTTCTTATCAGAGTCAAGTCAAAACATTAACGATAGACACAAAGAGATTATCAACAAGTGGAAAAATAATGAGCAACTTAGAAACAATCTAGAAAAATCATTAGAGTATCATTTTCCAGATCATAAATGGGAGCTTAAAAAAGAATGAAATTTGAAAATATTACAAAAACAGTATCTACTGTAGATTCATTTCTTGCATCCAGACTCAGAGGAGAACCAAGAGAATTATACAGTGCTGCGAGCTATTTGATAGAACACGGAGGAAAACGACTCAGACCATACATGGTGATCAAAAGCTGTCAAATTGTAGGAGGAAATAAGAAACAGGCAATGGCTGCTGCTGCCGCAGTTGAAATGGTGCATAATTTCACACTTGTTCATGATGACATAATGGATAATGATGAGATGAGACATGGAGTTCCTACAGTTCACATGCGATTTGGAATGCCGGTGGGAATTCTAGCTGGAGATTTATTATTCTCTAGGGCATTTGAGACTATATCAAATCCATATTTTGGTAAGACAGCCAGTATTGGTTTGAATTTAGTATCTACCCTAGCAAAGGCTTGTACTGATGTATGTGAAGGACAAACGCTTGACATCAACATGGCAAAATCAAGTAAGATACCAAGTGAGGATCAATACATAAAAATGATTGAAAAAAAGACATCATCATTATTTGTAGCATCTTGTGCTATGGGAGCAATATCAGCCGACAAAAATGATGCAGATGTCAAAAGATTATCCACATTTGGAAGAAATTTAGGAATTGCGTTTCAGATAATTGATGATTTAATCGGTGTCACGGGGGATCCAAAGATTACAAAAAAACCAGTAGGAAATGACATCAGGGAAGGAAAAAAATCACTACCAATTCTCATGGCAATAAAAAAAGCAAGCAAGCAAGAAAGGAGAATCATCCTCAAAGCATTTGGAAATCATACTGCTTCAAAAACAGAAGTACAAAAGGCAGTATCAACAATTGCTGCCCTTGGAATTGAGAGTGCAATCAAGCATAAAGCTCTGCAACATTCCAATGTTGCCAAGAAATCAATATCAACATACAATGGAACAGCAAAAAATGAATTACTCTCATTACTTGATTTCGTGGTAGAGAGGAGCCTATAATTGAGTGATGATGTAAAGAGAGTAATAAGAGGTATTGCTCTTCTTAATGCATCAGAACATGATGGTAAGACTAGAAATGATTCAGTTATTCCAAAAGTGATGGGAATCAAACCAGAACTTCGCTCAAAAATCAAAGAGATAATTCCGCTCATTTCAGAAATTGTAGAAGAAGTTAACAAATTATCAGTTGAATTACAAAAAGAGGAACTCAAGAATAAATATGCAGAACTTTTAGTAACAAAACCAAAACAAGAAAGAACTGGGCTTCCACCACTTGAAGGAGCAGAACAAGGAAATGTAATAACCAGATTTCCACCAGAGCCAAATGGTTATCCACACATAGGTCATGCAAAGGCTTCAATCATAGATGAAGAATATGCTAAAATGTATGGTGGAAAACTCATTCTAAGATTTGATGACACCAATCCAGAAAAGGAGCGCCTAGAATATTATGCGGCCATAAAAGTAGGCCTAGATTGGCTTGGAGTCAAATATGATCGTGTAAAAAATACTTCTGATGACATGGAGATAATCTACAGTAAAGCTAGAGAACTTATTGATTCAGGCGATGCATACGTATGCACATGTGACAAAGAGACAATTAGCAACAATAGAAGAGAGAAGAAATCATGCAAGTGTAGTTTAGGAGATAAGGATCAAAACATAACTCGATGGAATAAAATGTTCGATAAATTCAAGCCGGGAGAAGCAATAGTAAGGTTCCGAGGAAATATGAATTCAGACAATACAGTGATGAGAGATCCTACGTTACTTAGAATAATAGACGAATCTCATCCAATTCACAAGGATAAGTACAGAGTATGGCCAAATTATGACTTTGCAGTAGCAATAGAAGACAGCATAGATGGAATAACACATGCTTTTAGAACAAAAGAATATGAATTACGAACAGAGCTCTATTACACATTACTTGATAAAATGAATATGCGGAAACCAAAGATGTTAGAGTTTTCAAGATTAGAATTTCAAGGGATGCCCGTATCCAAACGAGTTTTGAAACCGTTAGTAGAGGAGGGAAAAGTATCAGGGTTTGATGATCCCAGACTTCCCACTTTAGAGGGATTACGTAGAAGAGGTATTGTTCCAGAAGCTATTAGAAAATTTATTCTTTCGTTAGGATTTACCAAATCTGATACTATGCCACCATTTGAGACACTTGAATCGTTTAACAGAAAGATAGTTGATCCTACCAGTGTAAGATTGTTCATTGTTTTTGATCCTGTAAAGCTAAGAGTCATCAACAATAATCTTACCGAGATAGAGATTTCAAATCATCCACAAACAGAGATGGGTAAAAGAAAGATTGCAATAGATGGAACTTTCTACATATCAGGAGACGATGCAAAAACATTGAAGATTGGAGAGGAGATAAGATTACTTGAAGCATATAATGTTAGAATAACAAAGATAGGACAAGAAATAGAATGTGAGGTTATTGATACAGGTCATAAATCAAATATACCAAAGATACAATGGATTACACAAAAAAATCCTGTGAATTTAGAGGTGTTGATACCAAAAATACTATTCAATGATGACCAATTTAACGAAGATAGTCTAGAAGTCAAGAAGGCTTTAACAGAGCAATACTACTTAGAATTAAATGTGGGATCAGAAATTCAGTTCATAAGATTCGGATATTGCAGAAAAGATTCTGCAAACCAAGCGATATACACACACAAGTGAAGAAAATGAAAATTGCACGATTGCTTAGACAAAATATGGAAACATATGCTTTTGTCAACGAGAACAAAGTTCTGACAAGAGAAAATATGACAGCTCAGACAGGAATTCCCATACCACAAAGTATCAAAGACTTTTTGTTTGATGGATGGTATGATGAGATAAAAAACAATGTAAAGAATTTACAATATACTGAAAACTTGGCAGATTACAAATTATTACCTCCGATTCCAAATCCATCAAAAATAATTTGTTTGGCATTCAATTACAAAGATCATGCAAAAGAACAGAATTTGATTCCCCCGGATGAGCCGGCCATAGTAATCAAACCCAGAACAACACTTAACGGAGCTACATCAGACATCATATGTCCATCATTTGTTTCAAAGCTTGATTATGAAATAGAACTTGCAGTAATAATTGGCAAAGATTGTAAAAACATATCAGAAAAAGAGGCAAAAGAATCTATTTTCGGATATATGATCTTAAACGATACTTCTGCACGAGACATACAAGCAAAAGATAAACAATTTACCAGAGCAAAAGGTTTTGATACATTTGCACCATGTGGACCATGGATAACTTCTGCGGACGAAATACCAGAACCTCAGAATTTGAAAATGATGACCAAAGTTAATGGAAGTATTAGACAAAATTCATCTACATCAAACATGCATCTAAAGGTATATTCAATTGTGTCACTACTAAGCAAAGCAATGACATTAGAAAAAGGAGACATAATATCAACTGGAACGCCAGCAGGAGTCATGCTCAATAAACCAGATGCAGTATTTTTAAAAGACGGAGATAAAATAGAGATGGAAATAGAACATCTTGGAAAATTACAAAATACAGTCAAGTTCGTGTAACAGAATTTTATTCATGCATTAAAATTATTAAGACGTAATACAGTTTCACTACATGGGAAAAATAATAATTGGAAAAACTAGTGATTTTGTACCTGGCAAAATGCAAAAAGTCACTATAGATGGAAAAGACATTCTTGTTGCAAATATAGATGGGATGCTTTATGCAATAAATGATACTTGTACGCATGCAGGAGCAAGTCTTTCAGAAGGGAATTTAGACGGACAAATTGTGACGTGTGGATGGCATAATGCAAAATTTGATTGCAGAACAGGCAAACTTGCAGAATTTCCAGTCAAAGTAAAAGATTTGAATTCATACAAAGTGATTATAGAATCAGAAAATGTCTTTGTAGAAGTATAATGCAAACTTTATAAAATAAGCTCAATTAGCATAAGCTTGAATGCTCAATGGTCGAAAAAAAGGATCCAAATATTGATACTCTAAATACGGCCATCAACACATTAGCAGAAATTGCCTCAAATCCTTCTACACCGAGAAACATCAAGAAAGACTTGACTGATCTTGTAGCAGAATTGAAAAAACAGGATTTCCCAGTATCTGTAAGGGCTGCAAATGCAATAAGCATACTCGATGACATATCGCAGGATCCAAACATGCCGTCATATGTCAGGGTCACATTATGGCAAGCAGTTTCTGCCCTGGAAAGAATAAGAGAATAAATTCAGCGTGTACGTATCATGAAGAAATCATGAAAATCGAAGAATATCTTTCGTCTCTTCCAAGTTCAATAATTAATGGTGACGATATAGAGTTACCAGACAATACAATAAGAGATATGCTCAAGTTTGCAGGTTTACAAGAGAAGGATGTTTTTTATCACTTGGGATGTGGAACAGGCAAAGGTATTGCCATTGCAGTACAAGAATTCGGAGTAAAGAAAGCTATAGGGATTGACAGCAACAAGACCAAGATATTAGAAGGACAAACATTTCTAAAGGACAAACATATCACAAGTGGATCGCTCATACATGAAGACATAACAATTTCAGACATGAATGATGCCACTGTGATACTTTTTTGGTTTTCGGATGAAAAGATAATTCAGACAATGACGGATAGGTTCAAAAAATTGAACCCAGGATGTAGAATCATAACAATATGGGGACCACTTGCAGGACATATGCCCGATAAAGTGGATTTTCCTTTTATTCTAAATATCACGCCATTTAAAAAAGCAGAATCACTACGACAACAAATGCTTGCCATATTCGATACAGATTGCATAGATTTTGCAGTGGCATGGGAGTTTGCAGACAGATATTCAAAAGCGATAAGTTCCAGAGATTCGGAAAACGACAGATTTTTGACAATATTACAAACACTTGTCATATGGATAAACGCAAAGAATCTTGGAGTTGCCTGTGGGGACGACATACCAGATCCTGTGAAAAGCTACATTGGAATCCTTAAGACATTTTTCAACATTGAAGTTGAACACCTTCTCAAATAGACAACATCTCAGTCATGCTTTTATTTGCAGAATACCATAGAGCATACAGCATGCAAGAAAGGATAAACATCAATGTATCAGCAATAGACTATGAAAATACTAGCAAGGCAATCATTTCAACACTAGACAGCGTAGAGAAGATGGTTCATGGTGAAAATGATTTCATAGTGACAGATTCAGAATTTGCTTTTGGATGGCATTTCTACGTGGTTTGTGTAAACAAGTCACTTGTAAAAAAATTATCAGATCAGATGGGACCAGATTTTGAAAAAATAAAGGGGAAGGGAATGGAACACAAGTTTTTGACATGGCTAACCGATAAGGTGATGCAAAAAAATCTCAAAGTCAAGTTAGCTATAAAAGAAGAAATGGAATCAAGCAAGTTCGGCATATTTTGATCAATAATTCAGTCCTTGCAATATTACAAAAATAAAGGCCCTTGAGGGGAATCGAACCCCTGTCCGGGGATCCACAGTCCCCTATACTCGCCACTGTACTACAAGGGCCACATAAAGAAAATCGTTGTCAATCCAGTATTAATCTTAACGCAATCAAGCCAATAGAAGAGATATCAGTTATGTCAATAGTTTAGGGATTGATAATTCCCCTACCAATTATCTTTCCTTCTTTTAGCATTGTTAGTGCCTCGGTAGCTTGATTGAGTTTGAATCTATTTGAGATAACAGGTTTTATTATATCCCTACGTGCAAGCGAGATCAATTCAATCATATCCGTCATAGAGCCAGTGTATGAGCCCATAATTTTGTATGCTCTAGTAGGCATAGTAACTAGATTCAGTTGCAAAGAACCACCAAAAAGACCCACGAGAACTACACGTGCTCTACGTCGTAGTATTTGCATATCAGTTTCAACAGATTTAGTGGCATTTACAAAATCAATTACAGCATCAGCACCCAAGTTACCTGTCAATTCCATTATTGCTTTTACAGGATCTTCTTTTGTTGAATTGATAACAACATCGGCACCACTTTGTTTTGCTATTTTCAACTTGTCATCATTAACATCAAGTGAGATTATTCTTGCACCGCTAATTGCTTTTGCCAATTGGATTCCCATCAATCCAAGGCCCCCAGCGCCAACAACTACTACATTATCATCAGGATTCAATTTAGCTGTTTTAATTGCTCCATAAGCAGTAAGAGCTGAACAAGATAACGGTGCACATACATCAGTTTCCATATCATTTATTTTTGCAAGATATTTGTAACTTGGAACAAGTACATATTCAGCATAACCCCCATCATTATACACTCCCAAAGATCGTGGTTTATCACAAAGATTTTCTTCACCTACCCTGCAAGCAGGACACAAACCTTCTCCAATCCAAGGAAATACTAGGACTTTTTCATTTTTCACAAATCCTTCCACATCTTCACCCATGCTTTCTACTACTCCTGCTACCTCATGTCCAGGAGTCAACGGATATTTTACACCCCTATCAGTGGTTTTCATAAATGAGCCTGCAGGACCTTCATATCCACCATCCCAGAGATGTATATCACTGTGGCACACACCGGCAGATTCTACTCTGATAAGAACTTGAGAACCACGCGGAGTAGGAGTTTGAAGAGATTG includes:
- a CDS encoding alcohol dehydrogenase; amino-acid sequence: MNAARIVKVKEPLEIQSLQTPTPRGSQVLIRVESAGVCHSDIHLWDGGYEGPAGSFMKTTDRGVKYPLTPGHEVAGVVESMGEDVEGFVKNEKVLVFPWIGEGLCPACRVGEENLCDKPRSLGVYNDGGYAEYVLVPSYKYLAKINDMETDVCAPLSCSALTAYGAIKTAKLNPDDNVVVVGAGGLGLMGIQLAKAISGARIISLDVNDDKLKIAKQSGADVVINSTKEDPVKAIMELTGNLGADAVIDFVNATKSVETDMQILRRRARVVLVGLFGGSLQLNLVTMPTRAYKIMGSYTGSMTDMIELISLARRDIIKPVISNRFKLNQATEALTMLKEGKIIGRGIINP
- a CDS encoding fumarylacetoacetate hydrolase family protein; the protein is MKIARLLRQNMETYAFVNENKVLTRENMTAQTGIPIPQSIKDFLFDGWYDEIKNNVKNLQYTENLADYKLLPPIPNPSKIICLAFNYKDHAKEQNLIPPDEPAIVIKPRTTLNGATSDIICPSFVSKLDYEIELAVIIGKDCKNISEKEAKESIFGYMILNDTSARDIQAKDKQFTRAKGFDTFAPCGPWITSADEIPEPQNLKMMTKVNGSIRQNSSTSNMHLKVYSIVSLLSKAMTLEKGDIISTGTPAGVMLNKPDAVFLKDGDKIEMEIEHLGKLQNTVKFV
- the idi gene encoding isopentenyl-diphosphate Delta-isomerase: MEYLILVDSNDKQIGTEEKVKCHLPNGKLHRAFTIFLFNREGKLLLTQRSMSKMLWPGDWDGTVASHPRQSENYISSAERRLPEELGVTCKLDYLYKFEYHVPYKDIGSENEVCGTLIGILDDPTGIKLVKDEISDIRWVSLEQVSAEIINSPQIFCPWMLVALYFLSESSQNINDRHKEIINKWKNNEQLRNNLEKSLEYHFPDHKWELKKE
- a CDS encoding polyprenyl synthetase family protein — encoded protein: MKFENITKTVSTVDSFLASRLRGEPRELYSAASYLIEHGGKRLRPYMVIKSCQIVGGNKKQAMAAAAAVEMVHNFTLVHDDIMDNDEMRHGVPTVHMRFGMPVGILAGDLLFSRAFETISNPYFGKTASIGLNLVSTLAKACTDVCEGQTLDINMAKSSKIPSEDQYIKMIEKKTSSLFVASCAMGAISADKNDADVKRLSTFGRNLGIAFQIIDDLIGVTGDPKITKKPVGNDIREGKKSLPILMAIKKASKQERRIILKAFGNHTASKTEVQKAVSTIAALGIESAIKHKALQHSNVAKKSISTYNGTAKNELLSLLDFVVERSL
- a CDS encoding UPF0147 family protein, translating into MVEKKDPNIDTLNTAINTLAEIASNPSTPRNIKKDLTDLVAELKKQDFPVSVRAANAISILDDISQDPNMPSYVRVTLWQAVSALERIRE
- a CDS encoding SAM-dependent methyltransferase, which codes for MKIEEYLSSLPSSIINGDDIELPDNTIRDMLKFAGLQEKDVFYHLGCGTGKGIAIAVQEFGVKKAIGIDSNKTKILEGQTFLKDKHITSGSLIHEDITISDMNDATVILFWFSDEKIIQTMTDRFKKLNPGCRIITIWGPLAGHMPDKVDFPFILNITPFKKAESLRQQMLAIFDTDCIDFAVAWEFADRYSKAISSRDSENDRFLTILQTLVIWINAKNLGVACGDDIPDPVKSYIGILKTFFNIEVEHLLK
- a CDS encoding Rieske (2Fe-2S) protein, which translates into the protein MGKIIIGKTSDFVPGKMQKVTIDGKDILVANIDGMLYAINDTCTHAGASLSEGNLDGQIVTCGWHNAKFDCRTGKLAEFPVKVKDLNSYKVIIESENVFVEV
- a CDS encoding glutamate--tRNA ligase; the protein is MSDDVKRVIRGIALLNASEHDGKTRNDSVIPKVMGIKPELRSKIKEIIPLISEIVEEVNKLSVELQKEELKNKYAELLVTKPKQERTGLPPLEGAEQGNVITRFPPEPNGYPHIGHAKASIIDEEYAKMYGGKLILRFDDTNPEKERLEYYAAIKVGLDWLGVKYDRVKNTSDDMEIIYSKARELIDSGDAYVCTCDKETISNNRREKKSCKCSLGDKDQNITRWNKMFDKFKPGEAIVRFRGNMNSDNTVMRDPTLLRIIDESHPIHKDKYRVWPNYDFAVAIEDSIDGITHAFRTKEYELRTELYYTLLDKMNMRKPKMLEFSRLEFQGMPVSKRVLKPLVEEGKVSGFDDPRLPTLEGLRRRGIVPEAIRKFILSLGFTKSDTMPPFETLESFNRKIVDPTSVRLFIVFDPVKLRVINNNLTEIEISNHPQTEMGKRKIAIDGTFYISGDDAKTLKIGEEIRLLEAYNVRITKIGQEIECEVIDTGHKSNIPKIQWITQKNPVNLEVLIPKILFNDDQFNEDSLEVKKALTEQYYLELNVGSEIQFIRFGYCRKDSANQAIYTHK